In Aedes albopictus strain Foshan chromosome 3, AalbF5, whole genome shotgun sequence, the genomic window AATCCAATCCGCGTTCGGTACTTTCCAAGGTAGCAAAGAATTCATTCCATTTATCGGTGAAATTAGCTGTGAAAATCTTGGTGCACAAAATGGTTGCTACCAAAATGGTACCGAACAACAAGCGTCGAGGAGGATTCAACAACGGTGGTATGCCCGGTCGGCCGCGGTTCAAGCCTGGTGGACCGAAAGCCCTAAACGCCCGCAACATGGGAGCAATGTTCAACGCGAACCAGCTTGGAGACAATCCTGGTTTCGTGGATTTCAATGACGACGTTCAGATTCCTTCGagctcaacgacgacgacgaccccaGCGAGCAACACGACTTCCGCCGCCTCGAATGGTACCGCGAAGGGTCCCGCTAAGAAAGCAAATCCGAATCAGAAGCGCGGGAATGTGAAAAACGGAGCTGGTATGCGTCGCATGCCCCCTGGAATGGGAGGTTTTTGGGGTCCACCGATGCCCCCTATGCCACCCATGTTCCCCATGGGTGGTGGTCGCCGGAACGGTCCTCTTCCGCCACCGCCTCCACACTTCCGTGTGCCCCCGATGGGAATGCGAGGTATGCGTGGTGGCCCGATGATGCCGCCTCCGCCACCGAACGGCCGCTTCGGAGGTCCGCCAATGGGTCCGATGTCGATGATGCCCCGACCAATGCCTCCGATGCCGCACATGCGGGGACCGATGATGAACCCGATAGGACGCATGATGCCTCCGCCGCTGCGCGGTCCTCCGATGCGGCGCAACCCGAACGGAAAGCTACCTCCGGGCCGAATGGGCAAAGGTCCCAAGGGAGTCGGACCGAGAGGTCCTCCGGCTAATGGAAAGGTAGGTAAAGCGGTGGGCAAAAAACTAAAACCGAAAGCGCCCGCCAAGCCGAAGGAGGAATATCCGTTGGACAAACCGTGGGTGACGGAGGAAATCAAAGCCGAGCATAGCAAAAAGGAGGAACTGTCGGAACGGCTCAAGGGTCACAAGGACGATGCGCTGTTCGCTCAGTTCAAGGAACAGCGGGATAAATTCGTTAAGATGTACGATGCGGCCAGGTTGGAGTTCATTGGGAAGCACCCGGAGCAGGTAAGTTTCGGATTTTTTCATAATGTTAATGATCCTAAAGTTGAGTCGATGCAAACGAGGCTTGTGTGATTGTCAAAACGTTTTATAATTTGTTATTTTTAGCTTGTTTTATTGTAAAAGATAAATTTGAGAGAGATAATCAATATGACTATGAGTAAAATTACTGTTATTCTCGATTGATTCATAAGTGGGAAACGAGAAATGCAAATGTAATAGGAAAAATAGGGCCaatatgcttgttttttttttgcacgataGCAGCGTCTGTTTTTCAATTAACATGTGTGTGTTTGACGCACATTTTGAATAAAGACGAGCAATAGTTGTAGATGCTGTTATAAGACGCTTGACGAAAAAGGGGTTCCAATTAATGGGCTTTGTAGACGATATATGTAGTCATTATTGGCCATCAAGCGATCAAGCGACAAGGACCGACGCGCCCAACATATTAAGaattcttccgaaggaagaatttacattttttgagtttgttgggagtggaattcgattccaggtcttcggcgtgataatcACGTGCTTTaagcatcacaccaggtccgctcatcAACCGAACCAATTAACCAGAGGTAGAATACGTAATTGCAGCGGTCAATCTTGAAGAAAACTTTTCAAGTATTCTCTTCGACGTATCAGAGAAGGTTCCAGCTTCGTTTGCAGCACTGCGGAAGGCTACATCAACAAACACAACACTCCAATCCGTTTCTGAACACATTGGTGAAGGTTGGCCAAACTGTTCCAAGGATCTTCCCATTGCAGTTCAAACGTATTA contains:
- the LOC109416300 gene encoding DNA-binding protein K10 — translated: MVATKMVPNNKRRGGFNNGGMPGRPRFKPGGPKALNARNMGAMFNANQLGDNPGFVDFNDDVQIPSSSTTTTTPASNTTSAASNGTAKGPAKKANPNQKRGNVKNGAGMRRMPPGMGGFWGPPMPPMPPMFPMGGGRRNGPLPPPPPHFRVPPMGMRGMRGGPMMPPPPPNGRFGGPPMGPMSMMPRPMPPMPHMRGPMMNPIGRMMPPPLRGPPMRRNPNGKLPPGRMGKGPKGVGPRGPPANGKVGKAVGKKLKPKAPAKPKEEYPLDKPWVTEEIKAEHSKKEELSERLKGHKDDALFAQFKEQRDKFVKMYDAARLEFIGKHPEQDVEKILTESKKSNDAVSTDTAAATKSSTTTSATTASSTDSAAGAANSAASSA